The nucleotide sequence CCTGGCCTGGGCGGCGCCTCGCTGGTGGCCGCCCGTCTGAGCCCGGCCGGAGCGGCACAGTGCGGGCTCCCGCCGATGGTGAGCGGGAGTACGACGACGGTCTCGAGGCCGCCGTCGGGCAGGGGTGTGATGTCCAGGGTGCCGGAGTGGGCGCGCGTGATGGACTCGGCGACGGCCAGGCCCAGGCCGTGTCCGGCGGGCCGGCCGGTACGGGTGGACTGGCGGGTGTCGAGCCGGTGGAACGGTTCGCGCATCTGGTCCGCCTCCTCCCGGCTGAACCGGCGCCCGGTGTTGCGCACCACGAAACGGGCGACCCGCTGGTCGGGGCTCTCCTCCACCCGCACCTCGGCGCTTCCGCCGCGGTGGTTGTGCCGGACGGCGTTCTGCACGAGGTTGCCGGTCAGCTGACGCAGCAGCACCCGGTCGCCCATGATCTCGGCACGGCCGCAGTCGACGCTGACCGTCACACCGAGCTCGTCCGCCTGCGAGCCGGCCTCGGTGACCGACTCCCTGGCCACCGCGCCCAGCTCGACCTTCTCCTTGTCGACTCCGCCCTGGTCGGCGCGGGCCAGGGTCAGCAGCGCGTTCAGGATGTCGGCCGAACGCGACGTCAGGGTGAGCAGTTTGGGCCCGATCTCCTGGAGGCGGTACTCCTGCGGGGCGGCCAGCGCGACCTGGAGGATGGTGCGCATACCGGTCAGCGGCGTCTTCAGTTCGTGCGAGGCGTTGGAGGCGAACCGGCGCTGCGCCTCGAAGCTGCGGTCGAGCCGTCGCAGCATGTCGTTGAAGGTCTCGGCGAGTTGCCGGATCTCGTCCTGGGGTCCGCCGATGTCGATCCGTTCGTGCAGGGTGGACCCGGCGATACCGCGCGCGGTGGCGGTGACCTTCTGCAGCGGGGCCAGCATGCGCCCGGCCACGAACCAGCCCACGAGCAGCGCGACGACCAGGAGTACGGCGAGGGCGGCGGCACTGAAGAGCAGCAGCGATCGCAGGAAGTCGTCCTTGGTGGAGATCTCGTACGTCGCCGCCCAGCCGTCCGGGCCGATCTCGCCGGTGGGTGTCACCCCGCACAGCGAGATGTGCGCGCTGCCCTCGTCCCGCGCCATCAGCTTCCCGCGGAGGTTGCGGACGACCTCGCTCAGTGACGGATCGGCACAGTCCTTGCTGAGGGCCGCGCCCTTCATCGGGGGTGCCCAGGCGCTCGCCCCCTCTCCCAGTCCGATCCGCTCGGCGTTCAGCCCGCCGCCGTCGACGGACAGGCGTTCGCTGTAGACCGGGACGTAGGTCATGAACGCGTAGAGCAGCGCGATGAGGGTGCCCGCGACGACTGCCAGCAGGGCGCCGTAGGCGAGGGTCAGCCGGGTGCGCAGGGTGACGCGGGTCCGGGCGCCGGCCCTGGGGCGGACGCCCTTCACCGGGCCTGCGCCAGGTAGTAGCCGACACCGGTGACGGTGTGCAGCAGCGGCGGGTCACCGAGCTTGCGGCGCAGGGTGGAGATCGTGATCCGCACGGCGTTGGTGAACGGGTCGGTGTGCTCGTCCCACGCCTTCTCCAGCAGCGTCTCGGAGCTGACCACTCCCCCGTCGGCCGCCATCAGCTGGTGCAGCACGGCGAACTCCTTGCGGGTCAGCCGCAGGAACCGGTCGGCGCGGTAGGCCTCCAGCCGGAACGGGTCGAGGCGTACGTCCGCGCAGTGCAGCACCGGTGGCGGCGGTGTGCCCGCGCGGCGCTGGAGGGCCCGCAGGCGGGCCACCAGCTCGGGGAAGTCGAACGGCTTGGGAAGGTAGTCGTCCGCGCCCAGGCGCAGCCCGTCGACCCGGTCGTGGAGGGCGGAGGCGGCCGTCAGCATCAGCACCCGGACCCCGCTGTACCGCTCGGCGATGGCCCGGCACACCTCGTCGCCGTGCAGCACCGGCAGGTCGCGGTCGAGCACCACGACGTCGTAGTCGTGGCAGGCCAGGTGTTCCATCGCCGACGCGCCGTCCAGGGCGAGGTCGGCGGCCATCGCCTCGCGCCGCAGCCCCGCGAGCAGCGCCTCGGCTATGAAGGTGTCGTCCTCCACGATCAGTACCCGCACCTGTCGCTCCCTTCCTCGGTCACCCGGAGGTGCCCCTGTGCGCGAACGCCCCTATTTCAGCCTTCATGCGGACGACAAGGCAACGGTCGGCGGAGTGCGGGCCGCTCGCAGGGCCGGGTAGAGCCCGGCGAGCGCACCGATGACGACGGTGGCCGCGACACCGCCCAGCAGGGCCACGAACGGGATCGCGGTGGGCCAGTCCTGACTGATGGCGTAGCCGGCGGTGACCGCGCCGCCCAGCACCGCGCCGGCGACTCCGCCGAGGGCGGACAGCAGCAGCGCCTCGACGAGGAACTGCCGGCTGATGTGGCGGCGGGTGGCGCCGAGCGCACGGCGCAGACCGATCTCGCGGCGGCGTTCGATGACGGAGATGACCATGGTGTTGGCGACACCGATACCGCCGACGAGCAACGCCACCCCGCCCAGGCCGACGAGCAGGCCGGTGAAGGACGCCTCGGCCGCCTGCCGGGCCTTGAGGGCGTCGGAGGGACGGCTGACGGCGACGTGCTGCGGGTTCTCCGGGTTGACGGCGCGCGGCAGCCGGGCGCGGACGGTCTCGACCAGGGCGTCCGGGGAACGCTCGTAGAGCAGGGTCGGATGCCCGTCGTAGCCCAGATACCGTTCGGCCGCCTCCGCGTTGACCAGCACCGCGGTGTCCATCTCCGGTGTCAGCCGCACCGGGGAGAGCACACCGAGCACGGTGAAGTAGCGGTCGCCGATCCAGACCCGCTCCCCCGGTCCGGTCACGCCGAGGCGCTGGGCGGCCCGTTCGCCGAGGACCGCGGTGGGATAGCGCCGCGGCGCCCGGTCGAGCCAGTTACCCGAGGACAGCTCCGCGCGCAGCGCCCGCAGCAGGTCCCGGTCGGCTGCCAGCAGGGCCAGACCGTTGCTCTCGGCCGGGTCCACCCGCTCGTTGCGGTACACGCCGACGTCCTTCATCGCTCCGGTCGCGGACACGACGTCGACGCCGTCGACCCGGGCGGCGGTGCTCGCGGCCGTCCTCGGCAGCGGCAGGACTTCACCGGTGTCCGGGTCCCGGCCGGGAGAGACGGTGAGCAGGTTGGTGCCCAGTTCGTCGAGCTCGGCGTCGAGGTTCGCCTGGCTGGAGGTGGAGATGCCGATGACGGCGAGCATGGCGGCGATGCCGATCGCGATACCGGCGGCGGACAGCACGGCGCGCACCGGCCGGGCCCGCAGTCCGTGCGCCCCCAGTTGCACCAGGTCGGACGCGCGCAACCGGGATCTGCCGAGTCCCCTGCCCCTCATGTCAGCGCCCCCTGCCCGGCACGGACGGGCTCCGGGGCCCCGGTGTCGGCGACGAGTTCCCCGTCGCGCATCCGCAGATGCCGGGGCAGTTGCCCGGCGAGTTGCATGTCGTGGGTGATGATCACGACGGTGGTGCCCGTGGTGTGCAGGCCGCGCAGGAGTTCCACGACGGCCCGGCCCGAGTGGGTGTCGAGGGCGCCGGTGGGTTCGTCGGCGAGCAGCAGGGGCGGGTCGCCGACCACGGCACGGGCGATGGCGACGCGCTGGCGTTCACCCCCGGAGAGCTGATGGGGCCGGTGGTGCAGCCGGTGGCCGAGTCCCACGCGTTCCAGCGCGGCTTCGGCGTGCCGGCGACGCGTACGACGGGGCATACCGGTGTACAGCAGCCCGCCCGCGACGTTGTCGATCGCCGAGGTGTTGTCGGCGAGGTGGAACTGCTGGAACACGAAGCCGATGCGGTGGGCGCGCAGGGCGGACAGCTGCGCGTCGCCGAGCCGCCCCACGTCATGACCGTCGACGACGATCTGCCCGCTGCTCGGACGGTCGAGCGTACCGACCAGGTTCAGCAGCGTGGACTTGCCGGACCCCGAGGGGCCGACGACGGCGACGAGTTCACCCGCGTCCAGGGTGAGATCGACACCGCGCAGCGCGTGGACACGATGTGCTCCCTGGCCGTAGGAACGGCCGACGCCCGACAGTCGTACGAGGGGTTCCGCGGCGGGCGGCGCGTTGCGGGTGCGGTTCACAGCTTCGGCACCCCCACCCGGGTGCCCTCGGCCAGCCCGGGGCCGTCGACCTCGGCGCGCCCGTCGGCGAAGGCACCGGTGCTGACCGGCACCGAGCGGACCTTCGTACCCTCGACGACCTGGACGGCGTAACCGCCGCCTTCCCTCGGCAGCAGCGCGGTGACCGGGACGGACAGCACGTCCTTCGCCTCGACGCGCTTCAGCTCGACGATCACCTCGGTGTTCTGGACCTTCTCGACGTCCTCGGGATCGGTCAGCCGCACCGTCACGGGCACGACGCTCCTGTTCTCCTTGTTCAGCCTGCTCGCGCCGACGGACGCGATGGTGCCGCCTGTGGTGCCGCCGTCCGGGAGTATGACCGTGGCCTTCGCTCCCTTGACGGCGAGATCCTGCTCCGCGAGCGGGACCTCGATCGCCACGTGCTGGTTCGCACCGCTGGTGCGCAGCACCTCGGCGCCCGGTTCGGCGGCGTCACCGGCGCGGGCGAGGACCTGGCCCACCCGTACCGGTGCGGAGAGGAACACCACGCGGCCCAGCTCGATCTTCCCGGTCGCCGGGAGGCCGAGGTTCTTCTGCCAGCGTTTCACCGCGGCGACCGTCTTCTCCGTGAACTCCTCGTCCACGGTGAAGTTGGTGTACCCGAGAGCCGCGAGGTTCTCCTCCAGCGCCAGTACGTCCCGGCCGTCGTCCATCCCCGGCTCGAACGCCCGCCACGCGGGGAGGTCGCCGAGCAGCAGGACCACCGGCTTGTCGTCGACCGCGTACAGCTTCCCGCCGCGGTCGACAGTGCCGTTGACCACGGGGGTCCAGGTGACGATGCCCTTCATCTGGTTCTTGATCGTCCGGCTGCCGGAGAAGCGGATGGGTCCGATGGCGCGCACTGCCTCGACCAGGTCGCCCCGCACCACCTTCTCGGTGGCCGGCGGGAGCCGCGTGGTCGCGGCGGGAGCCGGCGCGTTCGAGGAACCGCCGTACAGCAGGAAGGCACCGGCGCCCACCGCGGTGACGGCGACGACTGCCGCGACAGCGGTCAGGACACGGCGGCGGGTCCGGGGCGGAGCGGCAGTCGTCACCTCCTCCGGCGGGTGGAGATCGGCCGTCACAGCTCGCCCGCTTCCATCAGCTCCTCGAGCCGGTCGCCGGCGGCCTTGTCCTCGGCTTTGCAGGCCTTCATGGCCGTACGAAACGCGGGAGTGAACTCCAGACTCACGCCCCCGTTCTTCTCGTCCGGCTTCGGCATTTCGTAACCGTTCTTCTTCAAACAGGCATCACGCTTCAGTTGCAACGCCTGAAGCTCGGGGTCCGTATCCACCGTGTCCGGGAGGTCGCCGAACTGCGCCCCGCCGGCGGGGTTCTTCCCGCAGACCTTCTCCGCGCGTTCCAGCTGGCTCTGCGGGACGTCGGTGGGGACCTGCACGACACCGTCCGGGCCGGGGTCGGGGACCTGGACGCCGTTGTCCCGCATGCACGACGCATAGCGGAGCCCGGCGTCGTCGCCGTCCTGCGACGAGTTGTCCGACGGGGCCGGGCCGTCTTGCTGCTCGGACTCGGACCGGCCCCCGGATCCTTCGCTGCGGACACCGGTGCCGTCCCCGGACGTGCATCCGCTGCCGGCGGCGAGGACGAGGACCGTTCCGGCTGCGGCCAGCCAGGTGCGCAGGGCATGGGACGGCAGATGCATGCTGTTCCTCCACGGTGTCGGGGGCCGGATCCGCCGGGCTGGGGACGGACCGTGGCCGATCCGGATTCGCACCACGCAGGGTGCTGGGCGTCCGTCCCGGGTCGAGGAGATCAGGCTGGGACTATGGCCGGGATCTGGCTACGGCCATAACTCCGCCATATGTGCGGCGGGCGCCGGCCCGCAGCCCGCCCGAGGGGGGTGGCTGCGGGCCGGCGCACCTCAGAAGCCGCACCGCGAAATGCTCACTCAAGTTGAGCGGTACCGGTCGTCGTTCGCGTCGTGGAGGTCTCCGTGTGTCGGACGCCGGTTCGGGCTCCGTGTCAGACGGCCGGTTCCTCCGCCAGAGCGCGGAGTTCGTCGAGGATGCCCTGGACGTAGCGGGCCCGGTCCGTGTGGTCCTCGTCGGGGAGCGTGCAGGCGCCGTCCAGGAGATGGACGGCGAGCCAGACCTGGCCCGTGATGTGCGCCTTGGCCTGCCAGACCTCCTCCTGCGACCGGTCGGAGCGGCGCGCGGCCTCGAACGCCGCCCGGCCCGCGGCGATCACATCGGCGGCGAGCTGCCCGGTCCGGTCCCCGGGAACGCCCAGGGTGGTCGCCACGTGGAGACGGTCCAGGGCGTCGCGGTCGGCCCGCCACGCTTCCTGGTCACGGCCGGAGCGTCCACGCCGGAAGAACCCCGATCCGCCGTTGTGTCGTCGCACCGTGTCGTACGTCTCCCGGTCCAGCCCGAAGGGGAAGAACCACGCATCGTTGTCCCTGCCCGGTATGCCCATGCCGACGCCTTACCCCGGCCGCGGTGAACCCAATGCCGGGCGGGGCTCGCACGCCGTGCGGATCACGGGCCCAGCACCGCGAGGCCGCAGGCGTGCCGGTGACCGCTGCCCCGCCGATCCCTCTGCGGTACGGCCGGTGGACCTCGACGACGGCCCGGCGGGAGCGG is from Streptomyces cadmiisoli and encodes:
- a CDS encoding sensor histidine kinase gives rise to the protein MKGVRPRAGARTRVTLRTRLTLAYGALLAVVAGTLIALLYAFMTYVPVYSERLSVDGGGLNAERIGLGEGASAWAPPMKGAALSKDCADPSLSEVVRNLRGKLMARDEGSAHISLCGVTPTGEIGPDGWAATYEISTKDDFLRSLLLFSAAALAVLLVVALLVGWFVAGRMLAPLQKVTATARGIAGSTLHERIDIGGPQDEIRQLAETFNDMLRRLDRSFEAQRRFASNASHELKTPLTGMRTILQVALAAPQEYRLQEIGPKLLTLTSRSADILNALLTLARADQGGVDKEKVELGAVARESVTEAGSQADELGVTVSVDCGRAEIMGDRVLLRQLTGNLVQNAVRHNHRGGSAEVRVEESPDQRVARFVVRNTGRRFSREEADQMREPFHRLDTRQSTRTGRPAGHGLGLAVAESITRAHSGTLDITPLPDGGLETVVVLPLTIGGSPHCAAPAGLRRAATSEAPPRPGRNRNR
- a CDS encoding response regulator transcription factor codes for the protein MRVLIVEDDTFIAEALLAGLRREAMAADLALDGASAMEHLACHDYDVVVLDRDLPVLHGDEVCRAIAERYSGVRVLMLTAASALHDRVDGLRLGADDYLPKPFDFPELVARLRALQRRAGTPPPPVLHCADVRLDPFRLEAYRADRFLRLTRKEFAVLHQLMAADGGVVSSETLLEKAWDEHTDPFTNAVRITISTLRRKLGDPPLLHTVTGVGYYLAQAR
- a CDS encoding ABC transporter permease — translated: MRGRGLGRSRLRASDLVQLGAHGLRARPVRAVLSAAGIAIGIAAMLAVIGISTSSQANLDAELDELGTNLLTVSPGRDPDTGEVLPLPRTAASTAARVDGVDVVSATGAMKDVGVYRNERVDPAESNGLALLAADRDLLRALRAELSSGNWLDRAPRRYPTAVLGERAAQRLGVTGPGERVWIGDRYFTVLGVLSPVRLTPEMDTAVLVNAEAAERYLGYDGHPTLLYERSPDALVETVRARLPRAVNPENPQHVAVSRPSDALKARQAAEASFTGLLVGLGGVALLVGGIGVANTMVISVIERRREIGLRRALGATRRHISRQFLVEALLLSALGGVAGAVLGGAVTAGYAISQDWPTAIPFVALLGGVAATVVIGALAGLYPALRAARTPPTVALSSA
- a CDS encoding ABC transporter ATP-binding protein, translated to MNRTRNAPPAAEPLVRLSGVGRSYGQGAHRVHALRGVDLTLDAGELVAVVGPSGSGKSTLLNLVGTLDRPSSGQIVVDGHDVGRLGDAQLSALRAHRIGFVFQQFHLADNTSAIDNVAGGLLYTGMPRRTRRRHAEAALERVGLGHRLHHRPHQLSGGERQRVAIARAVVGDPPLLLADEPTGALDTHSGRAVVELLRGLHTTGTTVVIITHDMQLAGQLPRHLRMRDGELVADTGAPEPVRAGQGALT
- a CDS encoding efflux RND transporter periplasmic adaptor subunit, which gives rise to MTADLHPPEEVTTAAPPRTRRRVLTAVAAVVAVTAVGAGAFLLYGGSSNAPAPAATTRLPPATEKVVRGDLVEAVRAIGPIRFSGSRTIKNQMKGIVTWTPVVNGTVDRGGKLYAVDDKPVVLLLGDLPAWRAFEPGMDDGRDVLALEENLAALGYTNFTVDEEFTEKTVAAVKRWQKNLGLPATGKIELGRVVFLSAPVRVGQVLARAGDAAEPGAEVLRTSGANQHVAIEVPLAEQDLAVKGAKATVILPDGGTTGGTIASVGASRLNKENRSVVPVTVRLTDPEDVEKVQNTEVIVELKRVEAKDVLSVPVTALLPREGGGYAVQVVEGTKVRSVPVSTGAFADGRAEVDGPGLAEGTRVGVPKL